The Gadus chalcogrammus isolate NIFS_2021 chromosome 16, NIFS_Gcha_1.0, whole genome shotgun sequence DNA window ctctctctctctttctctctctctctctctctctctctctctctctctctctctctctctctctctctctctctctctctctctctctctctctctctctctctctctatcgtagTATTTCATTTTTAAAGACAGTTTTGTCATCTCGTCCGCATGAAACTGCTTCTAATATCAGTGATAACTTTATgaatacaataataaaagaTAATTGATGTGGTTTTCTACTTTTGCCTGTCTGGGGTTTGATTGACAGAACGGCTCTCTGTGGCCCTCTACGGGCCAGCGGTGTGAACGAAACACAGAACTGGTCCATAATGCCTCGTGTGTTCCCCTTAATATTATGAAGGGAACCCCTTAAGCCATCACTAGATGAAGGTACGCCTTTAATAAACCCCCTTTTCCCCTAAAGTCTCAGATATCGCCAATCTGTCCTTGCTAAAGAAGTCCTCGTGACGCTGCTGTCACACAGCTCCCAAAATAACgaatagtaaaaaataaaaaacaccacGCGGAAAATGAATTGTACCAAGAAACGTTTATTCAGGTTGATAAACATACAGGGCCGTCCGTGCGTAAAACTATCTTATATCCTTCAAATGAAGAGTCACTAGTCAATATATTAAATACTAAATCATTTAAATAGAAGGGCGTTGATCGGGTGGGGACGCTCAGAGGGCCACGGACCGTGGGGGCTCCAGGGGTTCTCGGGGGTCCAGGGGGGAACGGGCCCCGCGGGAACTCGGCTGCGCCTCTGTGCGGCTCTTCTCCCGCTTCCTCCTGGCTCGCCGGTTCTTAAACCAGACCTGGAGAGGACAAATCAAGGTTATTTttgtagcctatatatatatttatgtacatATACACTGAATATGTACTTAAGATTTCGATAATTGATGCGTTCAACATAGACACCGGTTTGAATAATCGCGGTTTTAAAATACTAATATATTTgtcaataataaaaataatacttCAATCACAATTTTGAGAATAGAACAGATTGCACGTTTCAAATACTGCTTAAATAATTGAATTTCAATATGTTTAGAAGAGTAAGGCCTATTCTCTCCCTCGACATGAACTATACGCGTGTGAAACCTCTGTGTGTGGGAGCTTGAACTCGATtctaataataattcatatttatgatgatgatgatatactGACCCTCACGGTTTCCTCCGTTAGCCCGCTGTCAGCCGCCAGCGAGGCTCGTGCGTCCGCCGCCGGGTAGTcggtgaggaggaagagccgCTGGAGCAGCTGCGTCTGGCCCGGGGTGAAGACCGTGCGGCTCCTAGGGACAGGACGGCCCACGACGGGACCTGTGAGGAACATGGGGCCTGTTAATAACATGGGGCCCGTCAGAAcatgggaataataataatgataataataacaataataataataataataataataataataataataataataataatagtaatagtaatacaaCGATAATATAATATCGATATCAAATGAGCGGAGCGGAGACCGCTTCACGTCTTCACACCTAATGAGAGACGGTTCTTACCGGGGTGACTGGTCTGGTGTCGGGGGTAAAAGGTCAGGCCGGCGGGGTAGAAGCTCAGGTCTGGGGGGTAGTAGCTCAGGTCTGGGGGGACCAGGTCTGGACGGAACCCTCCGTACGACAGAAGGCTGCCTGGCCCCCCCGGTCGGGAACACACACCCCCTGGGACTCTGCGGAAGAAGGCCTCTCCGGGAGGAAAGGTGGTCCCGGGGGTCTTCTGGGCTGAAGATCCAGCAGAACGCGGGAAGCCCGAGGACAGGATGTGGTCGATGCTGAAGTCGGTGAGCCTGGACCCGTTCATCACTCAGAGACACGCTCAAGGTGTAGTTttagaactctctctctctctctgtctctctctctctctctctctctctctctctctctctctctctctgtctctccctctccctagaCTGGGTCCTGAGCTCCAGGTGTGCTCCAGGGTCAGGTCTTATAGCCCAGGAGGTGTATTAGCAGAAGTCGGAGCACCATCAACATTAGGGCGCGTGGCTCATTAGCATAAGGGGCTAATTGGAGAGTCCGACTTCAGAGGAGATGACAGGCGGTCTCTCCTGAGATCAAACCAGGTCCTGGATTACAAGTTGAACATGAAGCCTCTGATCGGATTGATGGATCCATGATGGACCACTGACGAGTTTCTGCTTCTCAGATTGGTCTTAGCGTTTCTTTACTTCTCCTCCGTGTTTAAGTTTATTCAAACTATCAATCCTGattgaaacatgaaataaaaTCACGACGATGAACTGTCGCCCCAGTTCGTGACTGGTCAGACCAGGGTTTAAGTTAAGGTTGATAGGATCGGATGTTCAATCTTGTTGGGggacaatataatatataacgtAATATAATATGAAGAACAGTCTTCTGAAGGGAAACAGAGCAGCTTGATGAAGACACAACGCTTTAGTTCGAGTCCTTCACAGACCTGCTGAGCTCGTCGATTCGCCGAAAGTAAGATCAATCACAGATCATTACCATGACGTCGTGAAGAGGACATCCCGTAATGTCCCGCAGGAGATGACAGACTCAGTGCCTCAGAAGTTCCTTCAGAACGTTCGTCAGCTTTCTGAGTTGGAATCATTTTAGAGAACAAAGAGTTTGCATttcaaacaacaacacattaaCACGGCTGATGTACTAACTCACTATTAACTAACTAATTAACTAATGGACACCGACAGCTCCACAGCACATATGAACATGTACATGCATGTATAtgcatatttacatatatatgtacatgtgTACATATATGAATCGATACATATGCATATGaatatgtacatttgtctgTATCTCAAGGCTCAAAGGGCTTTCTCAAAACTGCAACACATTCAATATTATAATATGACGATTcgatataaatatatctaaatACACATTCTGTTAAAGCTTCAGGGGTTAACTAAGTTCAAATGTAGTCGATAAATAGGTTtacattattatgattattattattattattattattattattaggcttATTATGTGGCTTATTATTACTAAACCCTATCTCTTTTAGGAAGTATTCCTAACATGGTAGTCCTTATATCGTGTGTTCTTTGTGGTTGTAAAGAAGTGCTCCTTACTTATGCATATGCTGCATTTTATTCACCATTCAAAAGTTCTCTATCTACATCTAAAATATACACTTCTTATATCCTGAATATAGACTAAAAATATACTATagtcctccatcctctcctctctcctcctctcctctctcctcctctcctctcgtctcctctccactcctctcctctcctctctcctcctctcctcctctcctcaactctcctctcctcctctcctcctctcctctccgttccTCCCTCCGCCTCGTCTCATCTCTTACGTAATATCCTCGCCGACTATGAAGTAGATTGCAGTTCCCCAGATGTCCacaaggaggagacagagactgCAGCCGGGACTCCGTGAGTCATCAACCCGCTGTTGATACGCAGACTGCTTAACTCATTATGCCTCTCATtacccacccccctctctccccctctatcgtCCTGGATTTATCCGCTTGCAGTCTCACCCtgacatttttgtttgtttgtttatttgttgtgtgtgtgtgtgtgtgtgtgtgtgcgtgtgcgtgtgcgtgtgcgtgtgcgtgtgcgtgtgtgtgtgtgtgtgtgtgtgtgtgtgtgtgtgtgtgtgtgtgtgtgtgcgtgtgtgtgtgtgtgtgtgtgtgtgtgtgtgtgtgtgtgtgtgtgtgtgtgtattttgtgtgtagttgtttgcgtttgtgttttaggaagaggagaggagaggagaagaggtgaggaggggaggataggatggaggagagatgagaggagagaagaggaggagagaggaaaggagaggaggaggagagaggaggggagaggaggggagaggaggagaggaggagagaggggaaggaaggagagaggagtcaTTATATTGAATAACAATTGTTTttgtattaataattattaatattatatgaaGAGAAGAAATGAGAGTGCAGAGGCGTGGTCTGAACAGAAGGGTCACCGTCCGTCTGATTGGTGAGATTCGGGCCAATCCCCTGCTGGGATTGGCTGGTTTGGGNNNNNNNNNNNNNNNNNNNNNNNNNNNNNNNNNNNNNNNNNNNNNNNNNNNNNNNNNNNNNNNNNNNNNNNNNNNNNNNNNNNNNNNNNNNNNNNNNNNNatcggaagtgcctttcgtttagacggtgacgaaaccaccctccagagtggaaaacttgaatacgctccgccgtagcgtttccgtctacactgccaagacgcaaaactctgctcagatctgctcacgtcacGTACGCATTTACGTCGCATACATGCCCCAgcacagggaaataaacaaacatgttggattatttccatgcgtcagaccgtcaagctgctctggctgctctaataaacttacaggagtctttccacgaaatgtacaggatatgtacagatagtattactgaacagagaaggatctgtaatcacgttttggttttcgcggcgcagataagagaagaaggaagatgcTACGCATGCGCTccgacatggcggtgttgtgtgatagtgtatcacagcacccacctagccgcctgacatgcatacccaatcgaaatccacacacttttgcgtcccCGCATGCAGggagatttcctcccgaaaacgcttgtctaaacgcggaataaaaagtgaggaagcaacgccacttttgcgtcttctgttcagaccgtcatcatgtaaacgtagcctaagACAGTTGTCTGTATTGGTATACCCGgtagtggtttgtgtgtgtgtgtgtgtgagaccaaaCAACACTGGACTTAGAATGCAGGGAAAGCTAGCATGCCTCGACTTTGCCGACCACTCTGCACCCACTCCATGTACAAAAATGCTGGTGTTGGGGAGGACATCCTCTGTTTCACTGCCAAAGCTAGGCTGCAGGTGCTACCTACCAAATACAATCTGGCATTATGGTACCCTgcacaccaccatccacactgtATAATGCACTCTGGCCATCAACTTGAATCAGTTGCCCATGTTGTGAATGGCTGTACTATGTACAAAGGACTGTATATTGCACGCCATGACCGACTTGTCGATCTAATTTCCAGCAATGTTTAGGAAGTATCTCTAGAAAATGTGAccatgtacaaacattcacgcatcatgccggaatggtttaacagctctattgatgtgatgtgtaacatcccaaatacccctgatgttgtgtttttaaacagagacagaagggaagtgcTCTTACTTACTTGAGATAGGCTGTGTATTTGTATCTGTACATGGAAATTGCTTTCAACGATAAAATCCTTGAATACCAGCCCATTCTGGAAATTCTAAGGGACCTAGGGTACCAATGCAAgctaatagtgtttatttttggcaGCTTGGGGCATGTCCACAACCGTGTTTTCAGTGGGTTATGGCTGGCTGGGCTCTCCAGCAGAAAATCTAAACAATTAGCAAAGTTGTGCTCCCTATCTGCAGTGATAGGCAGCCTGGCAGTGTGGCGCAGGAGATGTTTGTTGTACCCTTGAACAAAGACCTATcttatctctgaaatatttgaatcttgtctcttgtaatgtgattggtggattcaaataaagaattaaatgtgtgtgtgtgtgtgtgtgtgtgtgtgtgtgtgtgtgtgtgtgtgtgtgtgtgtgtgtgtgtgtgtgtgtgtgtgtgtgtgtgtgtgtgtgtgtgtgtgtgtgtgtgtgtgtgtgtgtgtgtgtgtgcaggtgcgcCAGATCATGAAGAAGTGGGCGGACCTGAAGTGTGATGCGAGGAGGCGCATGCTGGCCATGCGGGCCCCCAAGGGCCACAAGAAGACCCTGGGCCCCGTGGAGGTCATGGTGCAGAAAATCCTGTTGCTGGCGCCGGGCAAGGGTGAGCGGGCCgcgcctcctctctctgtgcctcctcctctctgctcctcctcctcctctctctgtgcctcctcctctctgctcctcctcctcctcctctctctgtgcctcctcctctctgctcctcctcctcctcctctctctgtgcctcctcctctctctgctcctcctcctctctgctcctcctcctctctctgtgcctcctcctctctgctcctcctcctcctcctcctctctctgtgcctcctcctctctctgctcctcctcctctctgctcctcctcctctctctgtgcctcctcctatctgctcctcctcctcctcctctctgcttctctctcctcctcctatctgctcctcctcctcctcctctctgctcctcctcctcctcctctctctgtgcctcctcctctctctgtgcctcctcctctctctgtgcctcctcctcctcctctctctgtgcctcctcctctctctgctcctcctcctctctgctcctcctcctctctctgtgcctcctcctatctgctcctcctcctctctctcctcctcctcaacatgGCTCTATAGGCttctgagctgtgtgtgtgtgtgtgtgtgtgtgtttgtgtgtagacgAGGCTGAGTTGGACATCGAGAGCTTCGAGGAGTACAGCCGACGGAGACCGAGAGCAAAGCCCCGAGGACGCCCCCGCCGccactccatctcctcccccaaGGAGGAGCTTGTGGgtaggacctcctcctcctctcagcctccacctccccccagcctcctgctcctcctcctcctcctcctcctcctcctcctcatctcagcctcctcctcctcctcctcctcctcctcctcctcctcctcctcatctcagcctcctcttcctcctcctcctcctcctcctctttgttcGTTATATTTATTAATCAGGGTGGGGGTCTTCCTGTCTGGGTTAATGAAGGTGATTATTAATCATGTCGTTTTCTGCTCTTTTCTAGAAGACTTCTACCAGTCCTCTCCTGAGATGAACTTTGACCTGATCAACGATGAGAGTAAGAAACTTATAAACCATCATGTACTCATATACTATATAATGTACTTTATAATACACCCTATAATGTACTACATAATGTACACTACTATATGCCCTATAATGTACTACATAATGTACTTTATAATACACCATATATCGTACTTCAAAAAGTACTTTATAATACACCCTATAATGTACTACATAATGTACTTTATAATACACCCTATAATGTACTACATAATGTACTTTATAATACACCATATATCGTACTTCAAAAAGTACTTTATAATACACCCTATGATGTACTACATAATGTACTTTATAATACACCCTATAATGTACTACATAATGTACTTATAATACACCCTATAATGTACTACATAATGTACTTTATAATACACCCTATAATGTACTACATAATGTACTTTATAATACACCCTATAATGTACTACATAATGTACTTATAATACACCCTATAATGTACTACATAATGTACTTTATAATAAACCCTATGATGTACTACATAATGTACTTTATAATTGACCATGTGTGATCTGTGTGAGGGAGTCTCTCAGAGCCCActgacctcctctcctcttcttcttcctcctcctcgctcatcgtcctcctccctctcctcctcctcctcctcctcctcctcttcctcctcctcctgctcctcctcctcctccctctcctcctcctcctcctcctcctcctcctcctcctcttcctcctcctcctgctcctcctcctcctccctctcctcctcctccctctcctcctcctcctcctcctccctctcctcctcctccctctcctcttcctcctcctcctcctcctccctctcctcctcctcctcctcctcctcctcctcctcctcctcctcctccctctcttcctcttcctcctccccctctcctcttcctccctctcctcctcctcctcctcctccctctcctcttcctcctcttcctcctccagccaTGCCGTTAGACTTTGAGGAGCAGGACGAGCTCCCCCCGGACGTCAAGCTCCCCTACCCCAgctccccctcctacccccccttcctccccccgcccccgtctccttacccctcctcctccaacggcagcgcctccttcctccccctcccctccccctcctcctcctcctccgtcatgccgcctcccctcctcctccctccccctcctcgccccGCCCCTCCGCCCTCGGCCCCGCCCCGGGCCCGCCCCCGGGCCCGCCCCCGGCCCtgccccaggccccgcccccggccccgcccccctcccccccgggggcggggccgggggagcGGCTGGCCCGGGTGGCGGCCCAGAGCCTGGTGCAGcagcaggtgggcggggccctgCTGGGCTCGGTGTCGCGCTCCCTGGAGCTGCTGGCGGCCGCCGTGCAGCAGCTGGTGGAGACGCAGCAGGACTTCATCAGCGAGTCTCTGGAGCAGCAGCGCCACACGCTGGACGTCCTCAAGGACTTCTCCCACAACGCCCTCAGCCTGCTGCGGGACCGGCCCCCGGCCCACGCCCGgctccccccctcacacacccccGGACCCCCAACCGGACCCCCAACCGTACCCCCAACCGGACCCCCAACCGGACCCCCGACCGGACCACCAACCGGTCCCCCAACCGGACCCCCAACCGGACCCCCAACCAGACCCCCAACCGGACCCCCAACCAGACCCCCAACCGGACCACCAACCGGACCACCAACCGGACCACCAACCGGACCACCAACCGGTCCCCCAACCGGTCCCCCAACCGGTCCCCCAACCGGACAACCAACCGGACAACCAACCGGTCTACCAACCGGTCCACTAACCAGTCTACCAACCGGTCCACTAACCAGTCTACCAACCAGTCTACCAACCGGTCCACTAACCAGTCCACCAACCGGTCCACTAACCAGTCTACCAACCGGTCCACTAACCAGTCCACCAACCGGTCCACTAACCAGTCCACCAA harbors:
- the LOC130406699 gene encoding uncharacterized protein LOC130406699 — protein: VCVCVCVCVCVCVCVQVRQIMKKWADLKCDARRRMLAMRAPKGHKKTLGPVEVMVQKILLLAPGKDEAELDIESFEEYSRRRPRAKPRGRPRRHSISSPKEELVEDFYQSSPEMNFDLINDESKKLINHHSSSSSSSSSSSSSLSSSSSSRLARVAAQSLVQQQVGGALLGSVSRSLELLAAAVQQLVETQQDFISESLEQQRHTLDVLKDFSHNALSLLRDRPPAHARLPPSHTPGPPTGPPTTPNRTPNQTPNRTTNRTTNRTTNRTTNRSPNRSPNRSPNRTTNRTTNRSTNRSTNQSTNRSTNQSTNQSTNRSTNQSTNRSTNQSTNRSTNQSTNRSTNQSTNRSTNQSTNRSTNRSTNRSTNRSTISPY